One segment of Nocardia farcinica DNA contains the following:
- a CDS encoding phage holin family protein, with amino-acid sequence MQLVIRLVINAVALWLAAAWVSGIEILSPAEDGTGARIVVVLVIAAVFTLVNALVKPVVKLLSLPLILLTLGLFLLVINALMLWLTAKLTELADTNGYGLEVNGFWAAVFGGIIVSIVNWVLGALVPDND; translated from the coding sequence ATGCAGCTTGTGATTCGGTTGGTCATCAACGCGGTCGCCCTGTGGCTGGCCGCCGCCTGGGTGAGCGGGATCGAGATCCTCAGCCCCGCCGAAGACGGCACCGGCGCCAGGATCGTCGTCGTGCTGGTGATCGCCGCGGTGTTCACCCTCGTCAACGCGTTGGTGAAACCGGTGGTGAAACTGCTGTCGCTGCCGCTGATCCTGCTCACCCTCGGCCTGTTCCTGCTGGTGATCAACGCCCTGATGCTGTGGCTCACCGCGAAACTGACCGAGCTGGCCGACACCAACGGCTACGGGCTCGAGGTCAACGGCTTCTGGGCGGCGGTGTTCGGCGGCATCATCGTCTCGATCGTGAACTGGGTACTGGGCGCCCTGGTGCCCGACAACGACTGA
- a CDS encoding AfsR/SARP family transcriptional regulator — protein sequence MCAHQRGLAGPAPTLTSSGDEAIVVGLLGEVALRRDAALVPVPGVRARLLLTALALRPGRHRGATSLIEDVWGDSPPRAPMNALHTQVSRLRAALPDGAVEAGPAGYRLLLRPAQVDLARAGELLALAREHVRGANGSAGDVAAGLAAVSAARALWRGEPAADLPPGPVTDDLRTAAGALAADLDAVELTLREADGDTEAALRIARRAAAADPLSEPAQLALLRLLAATGRPTEALESFAAFRARLADELGADPGPTLVAMNTAILRGEPVVPVPRPASAGPARGAGHERAAAGGSAPTTPGTHPAIGLRAAPNPLLGREADLTALLGLVEQARVVTVLGPGGTGKTRIANELGARMTRREPVVLVELASVRSGPGADARVEVEAAISATLGLGEVVREPGGLLRPGRVDFGRRLREALAARPILLILDNCEHLVDAVAAVVADLIGACEHLTVVTTSRAPLAITAETVYPLDPLAIDPAGSPATELFAARARAVRPTVRLDPEVVARLCAMLDGLPLAIELAAARTRTMSVEEIERRLEHRFALLRSGDRTSPERHRTLHAVIAWSWNLLDEPQQRALRRMCRFPAGFTLAAAEIVAGGPDAAEAIEGLVSQSLLTVLEGAEGTGVRYRMLETVREFGEEQLGAEEADLVVARMAAWGRSYARDALRRYRAAEQLATVHSVAEEVDNLVAVLRAAADRGDGATAYRVFPVAGLLWMMRGAHLDLLAWAPRVLDCLPEGDDPAGIDADLHMLACLLIAVHTVYISAEARPFLATRMRIRRLLRRARDLDPSLRLLGELACADLSGRRLPRLLAEGARSPDPDVRIAALVARANLRENAGLVHGSTRDAQRALELLRDRDPWGTALVCQHLGQLGGQTAHYAESVRHYRRAVELLRLLGAHEEIMEIRSFLAVALIADGRPQEGARELEFAFEGADRSHPAPVDDPGILRNHRLSAVAAAVAELRLAQGDVDAGLRYYHRALDLLGWPQDNLVPGPGGLMLAAAAIGAHVLHGRADRAATLADQVAAGAAVRLAQFYDLPQVGSAACAIGSWLLALDPSSATGLELLVLAARAVARQDYPSMTLRRHIDLHTPRVGADRFDAAVRAGAVTGRLAAAHRIIELLRASFPVADGEGRDRDARSRTDAQARRM from the coding sequence ATGTGTGCACACCAGCGCGGCCTCGCCGGCCCGGCCCCCACCCTCACCTCGTCGGGCGACGAGGCGATCGTCGTAGGTCTGCTCGGCGAGGTCGCGCTGCGACGCGACGCCGCGCTCGTGCCGGTGCCGGGGGTGCGCGCCCGGCTGCTGCTCACCGCGCTGGCGCTGCGGCCCGGCCGGCACCGCGGTGCGACGTCGCTGATCGAGGACGTCTGGGGCGACAGCCCGCCGCGTGCCCCGATGAACGCCCTGCACACGCAGGTCTCCCGGCTGCGCGCCGCCCTGCCCGACGGTGCCGTGGAGGCCGGGCCCGCCGGATATCGGCTGCTGCTGCGGCCCGCGCAGGTCGACCTCGCCCGGGCGGGGGAACTGCTCGCCCTGGCCCGCGAGCACGTCCGCGGTGCGAACGGTTCGGCGGGCGACGTGGCCGCCGGGCTCGCCGCCGTTTCCGCCGCCCGCGCCCTGTGGCGCGGGGAGCCCGCCGCCGACCTGCCACCCGGACCCGTCACCGATGACCTGCGCACCGCCGCCGGTGCCCTCGCCGCCGACCTCGACGCGGTGGAACTGACCCTGCGCGAAGCCGACGGCGACACCGAGGCCGCGCTGCGAATCGCCCGGCGCGCCGCGGCGGCGGACCCGCTGAGCGAGCCCGCCCAGCTGGCCCTGCTGCGCCTGCTCGCCGCCACCGGTCGCCCGACCGAGGCACTGGAATCGTTCGCCGCCTTCCGCGCCCGTCTCGCCGACGAACTCGGCGCCGATCCCGGCCCCACGCTGGTCGCGATGAACACCGCGATCCTGCGTGGTGAGCCCGTAGTTCCGGTCCCGCGCCCGGCTTCGGCCGGACCGGCGCGGGGTGCCGGGCACGAGCGAGCGGCGGCCGGCGGCAGCGCGCCGACTACCCCGGGCACCCATCCCGCCATCGGCCTGCGCGCCGCCCCGAACCCGTTGCTCGGGCGAGAAGCCGACCTCACGGCGCTGCTCGGGCTGGTCGAGCAGGCACGGGTGGTGACGGTGCTCGGCCCCGGCGGCACCGGGAAGACCCGGATCGCCAACGAACTCGGCGCGCGGATGACCCGCCGCGAGCCGGTGGTGCTGGTGGAGTTGGCGTCGGTGCGTTCCGGCCCTGGTGCCGACGCCCGCGTCGAGGTGGAGGCCGCGATCAGCGCGACTCTCGGTCTCGGCGAGGTGGTGCGTGAACCGGGCGGCCTGCTGCGCCCGGGCCGCGTCGACTTCGGGCGGCGGCTGCGCGAGGCGTTGGCCGCCCGGCCGATCCTGCTGATCCTGGACAACTGTGAACACCTGGTGGACGCGGTCGCCGCGGTGGTCGCCGATCTGATCGGCGCCTGCGAGCACCTGACCGTCGTCACCACCAGCCGGGCGCCGCTGGCCATCACCGCCGAAACCGTCTATCCCCTGGACCCGTTGGCGATCGACCCGGCCGGTTCGCCCGCGACCGAACTGTTCGCCGCGCGTGCCAGGGCGGTGCGGCCCACGGTTCGCCTCGACCCCGAAGTGGTCGCGCGGCTGTGCGCGATGCTCGACGGACTGCCGCTGGCCATCGAACTCGCGGCGGCGCGCACCCGCACCATGAGCGTCGAGGAGATCGAGCGCCGCCTCGAACACCGCTTCGCGCTGCTGCGTTCCGGTGACCGCACCTCGCCGGAACGTCACCGCACCCTGCACGCGGTGATCGCCTGGAGCTGGAACCTGCTCGACGAACCCCAGCAGCGCGCGCTGCGCCGGATGTGCCGCTTCCCGGCCGGTTTCACGCTCGCGGCCGCCGAGATCGTGGCGGGCGGACCGGACGCCGCGGAGGCCATCGAAGGGTTGGTGAGCCAGTCGCTGCTGACCGTGCTCGAGGGGGCCGAGGGCACGGGCGTGCGGTATCGGATGCTGGAGACGGTTCGCGAGTTCGGTGAGGAACAGCTCGGGGCCGAGGAGGCCGACCTGGTCGTCGCCCGCATGGCCGCGTGGGGGCGCAGCTACGCCCGCGACGCCCTGCGACGCTACCGGGCCGCCGAGCAGCTGGCCACGGTGCATTCGGTCGCCGAGGAGGTCGACAACCTGGTCGCGGTGCTGCGCGCGGCGGCCGACCGCGGTGACGGCGCGACGGCGTACCGGGTGTTCCCGGTCGCGGGACTGCTGTGGATGATGCGCGGCGCGCATCTGGATCTGCTCGCGTGGGCGCCGCGCGTGCTCGACTGCCTGCCCGAGGGCGACGATCCGGCCGGTATCGACGCCGACCTGCACATGTTGGCCTGCCTGTTGATCGCGGTGCACACCGTCTACATCAGCGCCGAGGCACGTCCGTTCCTCGCCACCCGCATGCGGATCCGGCGGTTGCTGCGCCGCGCGCGCGACCTCGATCCGAGCCTGCGCCTGCTCGGCGAACTCGCCTGCGCCGACCTGTCCGGCCGGCGCCTGCCCCGGCTGCTGGCCGAGGGAGCCCGCTCGCCGGACCCCGACGTGCGCATCGCGGCGCTGGTGGCCAGGGCGAACCTGCGGGAGAACGCCGGTCTGGTGCACGGGTCCACCCGCGACGCGCAACGGGCGCTCGAACTGCTCCGCGACCGCGATCCGTGGGGCACCGCGCTGGTGTGCCAGCACCTGGGCCAGCTCGGCGGGCAGACCGCTCACTACGCCGAATCGGTGCGGCACTACCGCCGGGCGGTCGAACTGCTGCGGTTGCTCGGCGCGCACGAGGAGATCATGGAGATCCGCAGCTTCCTCGCGGTGGCGTTGATCGCCGACGGCAGGCCGCAGGAGGGCGCGCGGGAACTGGAGTTCGCGTTCGAGGGGGCCGACCGGTCCCATCCCGCGCCCGTCGACGATCCCGGCATCCTGCGCAACCACCGGCTCTCCGCGGTCGCCGCGGCCGTCGCCGAATTGCGGTTGGCCCAGGGCGATGTCGATGCGGGCTTGCGCTACTACCACCGCGCCCTGGATCTGCTCGGCTGGCCGCAGGACAACCTGGTGCCGGGGCCGGGCGGGTTGATGCTGGCCGCCGCCGCGATCGGTGCGCACGTCCTGCACGGGCGGGCGGACCGGGCCGCGACACTGGCCGATCAGGTGGCCGCGGGTGCCGCGGTCCGGCTCGCCCAGTTCTACGACCTGCCGCAGGTCGGGTCGGCGGCCTGCGCGATCGGGTCGTGGCTGCTTGCGCTCGACCCGTCCTCGGCGACCGGCCTGGAACTGCTCGTGCTCGCCGCCCGCGCCGTGGCCCGCCAGGACTATCCGTCGATGACGCTGCGCCGCCACATCGACCTGCACACCCCGCGGGTCGGCGCCGACCGCTTCGACGCGGCGGTGCGCGCGGGCGCGGTCACCGGCAGGCTCGCCGCCGCGCACCGCATCATCGAGCTGCTCCGGGCGAGCTTCCCGGTGGCCGACGGCGAAGGCCGGGACCGCGACGCGCGATCCCGGACCGACGCTCAGGCGCGGCGCATGTAG
- a CDS encoding SRPBCC family protein, whose protein sequence is MGEFEVVRHTVISAQPEQVHALIADLRRWREWSPWEDLDPALRREYSGPESGPGARYSWQGNRKAGAGTMEIVTDTGREVGVRLEFRKPMRATNDVTFTLAPVGTTSTEVAWRMRGERSGLGAVFAAVIPMDRLIGKDFEKGLARLRVAAESGA, encoded by the coding sequence ATGGGTGAGTTCGAAGTGGTGCGCCACACCGTGATCTCGGCGCAACCGGAACAGGTGCACGCGCTGATCGCCGATCTGCGCCGGTGGCGCGAGTGGTCCCCGTGGGAGGACCTCGATCCGGCGCTGCGGCGCGAATACTCCGGGCCCGAGTCCGGCCCGGGCGCCCGGTACTCCTGGCAGGGCAATCGCAAGGCGGGCGCGGGGACGATGGAGATCGTCACCGACACCGGCCGTGAAGTGGGGGTGCGGCTCGAGTTCCGCAAGCCGATGCGCGCCACGAACGACGTCACCTTCACCCTCGCGCCGGTCGGCACCACCAGCACGGAGGTGGCGTGGCGGATGCGCGGCGAGCGGAGCGGCCTGGGGGCCGTGTTCGCCGCGGTGATCCCGATGGACCGGCTGATCGGTAAGGACTTCGAGAAGGGACTGGCCAGGCTGCGAGTCGCCGCCGAATCGGGCGCCTGA
- a CDS encoding Clp protease N-terminal domain-containing protein, translated as MFERFTRSARTAVVVAQEEARELRSPRIEVEHLLLGLLDQGEPGLRELLAEAGLTRDGVRRTLAADAAGDPLGPEDAAALRSIGIDLDAVRETLAAEFGEDALDRAAPEPQRRRWTGGHIPFTKEAKKVLELALREALARKDRGIESGHVLLGILRAPNATTERLFGGAARVESLRPRVHELLDRQRAA; from the coding sequence ATGTTCGAACGATTCACTCGCTCGGCCCGGACGGCCGTCGTCGTCGCCCAGGAGGAGGCCAGGGAACTGCGTTCCCCGCGCATCGAGGTGGAGCACCTGCTGCTCGGCCTGCTCGACCAGGGCGAGCCCGGGCTGCGCGAGCTGCTCGCCGAGGCCGGGCTCACCCGCGACGGCGTGCGGCGCACCCTCGCCGCCGACGCGGCCGGCGACCCGCTCGGCCCCGAGGACGCCGCGGCGCTGCGCTCGATCGGCATCGACCTCGACGCGGTACGCGAGACGCTGGCCGCGGAGTTCGGCGAGGACGCTCTCGACCGCGCGGCCCCCGAGCCGCAGCGCCGACGCTGGACCGGCGGGCACATTCCCTTCACCAAGGAGGCGAAGAAGGTGCTCGAACTGGCGTTGCGGGAGGCCCTGGCGCGCAAGGACCGTGGCATCGAATCCGGCCACGTCCTGCTCGGCATCCTGCGTGCGCCCAACGCCACCACCGAGCGGTTGTTCGGCGGTGCGGCCCGCGTCGAGTCGTTGCGTCCCCGCGTGCACGAGCTGCTGGACCGGCAGCGCGCGGCGTGA
- a CDS encoding helix-turn-helix domain-containing protein gives MNEIPPNEVGRRVREIRLWRGLSLTAAAGLAGISFGYLGRIERGEQALTNRHTLEALAAALRVAPSEFSGRPWETNEGPSSEAHATLVAFEKALEVCELGEDSGVAARPWPQIADDLRRVAECRQAADYATQGSLVPPLLAELHGAYVHNPQRRRDILVGLITCYDAMAWATKRLGGRGLPLLAAKAVRECAEQLESPAWMGFAVWLRGSVGGEVSRERQYLRAVSMADRIRGHLDDSDVIQVYGMLHLNAALAAAVQADRATAETHLREAAQVARRMEEPVGAFGGFWFGEVNVAIWRSSIGLELGDGARAVETASDVPVAAIPSPVRQANYFAEAGRALLIEPRHRQRGLALLLRAEKLAPQRVRCDFFVREAVAGQLRSARRDAHGRELRGLAWRLGIGPDHRG, from the coding sequence ATGAACGAGATTCCCCCGAACGAGGTGGGTCGGCGCGTGCGCGAAATCCGGCTCTGGAGGGGATTGAGTTTGACGGCCGCCGCCGGTCTGGCCGGAATCTCCTTCGGGTATCTGGGGCGTATCGAACGCGGCGAGCAGGCGCTGACCAATCGCCACACGCTCGAAGCGCTCGCGGCGGCCTTGCGGGTCGCGCCGTCGGAGTTCAGCGGGCGGCCGTGGGAGACGAACGAAGGGCCCTCGTCCGAGGCGCACGCGACGTTGGTCGCGTTCGAGAAGGCGCTCGAGGTGTGCGAGTTGGGGGAGGACTCCGGTGTCGCGGCTCGACCGTGGCCGCAGATAGCTGACGATCTCCGCCGCGTCGCCGAGTGCAGGCAAGCAGCCGACTACGCGACGCAGGGCAGCCTGGTGCCGCCGTTGTTGGCGGAACTTCACGGGGCTTACGTGCACAATCCGCAACGACGCCGGGACATTCTCGTCGGATTGATCACGTGTTACGACGCGATGGCCTGGGCTACCAAGCGCCTCGGCGGGCGCGGGTTGCCGTTGTTGGCCGCGAAGGCGGTTCGCGAATGTGCGGAACAGCTGGAGTCACCCGCGTGGATGGGATTCGCGGTGTGGTTGCGTGGCAGCGTCGGCGGAGAAGTCTCGCGCGAACGGCAGTACCTCCGCGCTGTCTCGATGGCCGATCGAATTCGCGGCCATTTGGATGATTCCGATGTCATCCAGGTGTACGGAATGCTGCATTTGAACGCCGCGCTCGCTGCTGCGGTGCAGGCCGACCGGGCGACGGCCGAGACCCATCTACGGGAAGCTGCGCAGGTGGCGCGTCGGATGGAAGAGCCCGTCGGCGCCTTCGGAGGTTTCTGGTTCGGGGAGGTGAATGTCGCCATCTGGCGCTCGTCCATCGGCCTGGAGCTGGGTGACGGTGCCCGGGCTGTGGAGACAGCGAGTGACGTTCCGGTTGCGGCAATCCCGAGCCCCGTACGCCAGGCGAACTATTTCGCGGAGGCCGGACGGGCACTGCTGATCGAACCGCGGCATCGCCAGCGCGGGCTCGCGTTACTCCTGCGGGCGGAAAAGCTTGCACCTCAACGCGTCCGGTGCGACTTCTTCGTCCGAGAAGCGGTAGCCGGTCAGTTGCGCTCGGCTCGACGTGACGCGCACGGCCGCGAATTACGCGGATTGGCATGGCGGTTGGGAATCGGTCCCGACCACCGCGGGTGA
- a CDS encoding ATP-binding cassette domain-containing protein: MTSPTAVPAVEADRLVKVFGQQRAVDGVSLTVPQGAVYGVLGPNGAGKTTTIRMLSTLLRPDGGSARIFGHDVVAEPTAVRSLLGLTGQYASVDEDLTAVENLVIFARLLGLTRAAARTRAADLLEEFDLTEAANKPLKNFSGGMRRRLDLAASLISTPPLLFLDEPTTGLDPRTRAQMWDTIRRLVADGATVLLTTQYLDEADQLADRIAVIDRGRVIADGTADELKAGIGGSSLHLTLADRALLEQARRVIGELLGVEAQITPEAGRLTAPLREAGLTTDLLIRLREHDIAIDEISVSKPSLDEVFLTITGHPADDDTERSAA, encoded by the coding sequence ATGACTTCACCGACCGCCGTACCCGCCGTCGAGGCGGACCGCCTGGTCAAGGTGTTCGGACAGCAGCGGGCCGTGGACGGCGTCAGCCTGACCGTGCCGCAGGGTGCGGTCTACGGCGTGCTCGGACCGAACGGGGCGGGCAAGACCACCACCATCCGCATGCTCTCGACCCTGCTGCGCCCCGACGGCGGCAGCGCCAGGATCTTCGGCCACGACGTGGTCGCCGAGCCCACCGCGGTGCGCTCGCTGCTCGGGCTCACCGGCCAGTACGCCTCGGTGGACGAGGATCTCACCGCCGTGGAGAACCTGGTGATCTTCGCCAGGCTGCTCGGCCTGACCCGTGCCGCGGCCCGCACCCGCGCCGCCGACCTGCTCGAGGAGTTCGACCTCACCGAGGCGGCGAACAAGCCGTTGAAGAACTTCTCCGGCGGTATGCGCCGCAGGCTCGACCTGGCCGCCAGCCTGATCTCCACCCCGCCGCTGCTGTTCCTCGACGAGCCGACCACCGGCCTGGACCCGCGCACCCGCGCCCAGATGTGGGACACCATCCGCAGACTCGTCGCCGACGGCGCGACCGTGCTGCTGACCACCCAGTACCTCGACGAAGCCGATCAGCTGGCCGACCGGATCGCGGTGATCGACCGCGGCCGGGTGATCGCCGACGGCACCGCCGACGAACTGAAGGCCGGCATCGGCGGTTCGTCCCTGCACCTCACCCTGGCCGACCGGGCACTGCTCGAGCAGGCGCGCCGCGTGATCGGCGAACTGCTCGGCGTGGAGGCGCAGATCACCCCGGAGGCGGGCAGGCTCACCGCGCCGCTGCGCGAGGCGGGCCTCACCACCGACCTGCTGATCCGGCTGCGCGAACACGACATCGCCATCGACGAGATCTCGGTCAGCAAACCGAGCCTCGACGAAGTCTTCCTCACCATCACCGGCCACCCGGCCGACGACGACACCGAACGGAGCGCGGCATGA
- a CDS encoding VOC family protein, giving the protein MDILSSRVILRPKDYGTTLAFYRDGLELAVAREYPGGTVFFAGQSLVEVAAHGGSGRANSFEGALWLQVRDAGAASVELALKGVPIDRAPQQEPWGLIEMWIKDPDGVPIVLVEVPPEHPIRRDSRWSEP; this is encoded by the coding sequence ATGGACATTCTCAGCAGCCGAGTGATCCTGCGCCCGAAGGACTACGGCACCACGCTCGCCTTCTACCGCGACGGGCTGGAGCTGGCGGTGGCCAGGGAGTATCCGGGCGGCACGGTGTTCTTCGCCGGGCAGTCGCTGGTGGAGGTGGCCGCGCACGGCGGCTCGGGGCGGGCGAACAGCTTCGAGGGGGCGCTGTGGTTGCAGGTGCGCGACGCGGGCGCGGCCTCGGTGGAGCTCGCGCTCAAGGGGGTGCCGATCGACCGGGCGCCGCAACAGGAGCCGTGGGGGCTGATCGAGATGTGGATCAAAGATCCGGACGGTGTGCCGATCGTGCTGGTCGAGGTGCCGCCGGAGCACCCGATCCGGCGGGATTCGCGCTGGTCGGAGCCCTGA
- a CDS encoding 1,4-dihydroxy-2-naphthoate polyprenyltransferase, translating into MATAAQWLEGARPRTLPNAIAPVIAGTGAAAALDAVVWWKAVLALLVSLALIVGVNYANDYSDGVRGTDDERVGPLRLVGSRLASPAAVKNAAILSLALGAALGLVLALTTAWWLLLIGAVCLAGAWFYTGGSKPYGYSGFGEIAVFVFFGLIAVLGTQFVQAERIDWVGVALAVGVGAFSSAVLVANNLRDIPTDTATGKTTLAVKLGDARTRTLHLVLLLIPFVITLLLVLRTPWALLGLLAAPLAVRANAPVRTGGQGLELIPALRDSGLALLAWSVLGALALALG; encoded by the coding sequence ATGGCAACAGCTGCGCAATGGCTCGAGGGCGCCCGGCCCCGCACCCTGCCGAACGCGATCGCCCCGGTGATCGCCGGAACCGGCGCGGCGGCCGCGCTGGATGCCGTCGTCTGGTGGAAAGCTGTACTGGCCCTGCTGGTTTCGCTGGCCCTCATCGTCGGGGTGAACTATGCCAACGACTACTCCGACGGCGTGCGCGGCACCGACGACGAGCGCGTCGGGCCGCTGCGCCTGGTCGGTTCCCGGCTGGCCTCGCCCGCCGCGGTCAAGAACGCGGCGATCCTGAGCCTGGCGCTCGGCGCGGCGCTCGGGCTGGTGCTGGCCCTGACCACGGCCTGGTGGCTGCTGCTGATCGGCGCGGTCTGCCTGGCCGGGGCCTGGTTCTACACCGGCGGCAGCAAACCGTACGGCTACAGCGGATTCGGCGAGATCGCCGTCTTCGTCTTCTTCGGGTTGATCGCGGTGCTGGGCACGCAGTTCGTGCAGGCCGAGCGCATCGACTGGGTGGGCGTGGCGCTTGCCGTCGGCGTCGGCGCCTTCTCCAGCGCGGTGCTGGTCGCGAACAACCTGCGCGACATCCCCACCGACACCGCGACCGGAAAGACCACGCTGGCGGTCAAACTCGGCGACGCCCGCACCCGCACACTGCACCTGGTGCTGCTGCTGATCCCGTTCGTGATCACGCTGCTGCTGGTGCTGCGCACCCCCTGGGCGCTGCTCGGCCTGCTCGCCGCGCCGCTGGCGGTCCGCGCCAACGCGCCGGTGCGCACGGGCGGCCAGGGCCTGGAACTCATTCCGGCGCTCCGTGATTCCGGTCTCGCCCTGCTGGCCTGGTCGGTGCTCGGCGCGCTCGCGCTCGCGCTGGGCTGA
- a CDS encoding ABC transporter permease produces the protein MTTATATRTAATATAPTRTPRADNHIGLRRTLAASFTMAYRGVLKIKHKPEQLFDVTVQPILFTALFTYIFGGAISGNVHDYLPILIPGILVQTVVLTSVVTGTQLREDMDKGVFDRFKSLPIARISALAGALIADMVRYGIATALTVVVGLCLGYRPGGGSAGVLAASLVIVLCSFAISWIWALVGVTGKSAASVQGISMMVMFPLTFMSGAFAPVQTMPGWMQAINHANPVYYMVNACRELMNDNFYGSNLAWSLIGSAAVIVIFAPLTVRAYMRRA, from the coding sequence ATGACCACCGCCACCGCCACCCGCACCGCGGCCACCGCCACCGCACCCACCCGAACTCCCCGGGCCGACAACCACATCGGCCTGCGCCGCACCCTGGCCGCCTCGTTCACGATGGCCTATCGCGGTGTGCTCAAGATCAAACACAAACCGGAGCAGCTCTTCGACGTCACGGTGCAGCCGATCCTGTTCACCGCGCTGTTCACCTACATCTTCGGCGGCGCGATCTCCGGGAACGTGCACGACTACCTGCCCATCCTGATCCCCGGCATCCTCGTGCAGACGGTGGTGCTCACCTCCGTGGTGACCGGCACCCAGCTGCGTGAGGACATGGACAAGGGCGTGTTCGACCGCTTCAAATCCCTGCCGATCGCCCGCATCTCGGCGCTGGCCGGAGCGCTGATCGCCGACATGGTGCGCTACGGCATCGCCACCGCGCTCACCGTGGTGGTCGGTCTGTGCCTGGGGTACCGGCCGGGCGGCGGCTCGGCCGGGGTGCTGGCCGCGTCGCTGGTGATCGTGCTGTGCTCGTTCGCCATCAGCTGGATCTGGGCGCTGGTCGGGGTCACCGGCAAGAGCGCGGCGTCCGTGCAGGGCATCTCGATGATGGTGATGTTCCCGCTGACGTTCATGTCCGGCGCGTTCGCCCCGGTGCAGACCATGCCCGGCTGGATGCAGGCGATCAACCACGCCAACCCGGTCTACTACATGGTCAACGCCTGTCGTGAACTGATGAACGACAACTTCTACGGCAGCAACCTGGCCTGGTCGCTGATCGGCTCCGCCGCGGTCATCGTGATCTTCGCACCGCTGACCGTGCGGGCCTACATGCGCCGCGCCTGA
- the menE gene encoding o-succinylbenzoate--CoA ligase: protein MPTGSGVGDVLPHLREAMEGNGPAWLPIPTTDRREARRLADALRPGDPIDDDVALVVTTSGTTGVPKGAMLSSSALRASGTATHDRLGGPGTWLLALPTHHIAGLQVLMRSILAGTEPTVLDVSGGFLPEALAGAISGMRGERRYTSLVPTQLIKAIEEPEAAAALADLDAVLVGGAATPAPVYERARELGINVVRTYGMSETCGGCVYDGVPLAGTLVRIEDGRVVLGGPMIAKGYRGQPDHPAFAEPGWFRTEDAGTYDNGVLQVTGRLDEAITTGGLLVIPQVVEAVLVTHPAISECVVLGLPDERLGQRVAVAVVPAEGARPTLEELREHVVRELDAIAAPRELAILDELPLHGPGKPNRNKLRELLLTRSHT, encoded by the coding sequence ATGCCCACCGGATCAGGCGTCGGGGATGTGCTCCCGCATCTGCGCGAGGCGATGGAGGGCAACGGCCCGGCGTGGCTGCCCATCCCCACCACCGATCGGCGCGAGGCCCGCCGCTTGGCCGACGCGTTGCGCCCCGGCGACCCGATCGACGACGACGTGGCCCTGGTGGTCACCACCTCCGGCACGACCGGCGTGCCCAAGGGCGCGATGCTCAGTTCCTCGGCACTGCGAGCCAGCGGCACCGCCACCCATGACCGGCTGGGCGGGCCGGGCACCTGGTTGCTGGCGCTGCCCACCCATCACATCGCCGGTCTGCAAGTGCTGATGCGCAGCATCCTGGCCGGAACCGAGCCGACGGTGCTCGACGTTTCCGGCGGCTTCCTGCCCGAGGCGCTGGCCGGGGCGATCTCCGGCATGCGTGGCGAGCGCCGCTACACCTCGCTGGTGCCGACCCAGCTGATCAAGGCGATCGAGGAGCCCGAGGCCGCCGCGGCACTGGCCGACCTGGACGCGGTGCTGGTGGGCGGCGCCGCCACGCCGGCGCCGGTGTACGAGCGGGCCAGGGAACTCGGCATCAACGTGGTGCGCACCTACGGCATGAGCGAGACCTGCGGCGGCTGCGTCTACGACGGTGTGCCGCTGGCGGGCACCCTCGTGCGGATCGAGGACGGCCGGGTGGTGCTCGGCGGGCCGATGATCGCCAAGGGCTATCGCGGCCAGCCCGACCATCCCGCCTTCGCCGAACCCGGCTGGTTCCGCACCGAGGACGCGGGCACCTACGACAACGGCGTCCTCCAGGTCACCGGCCGTCTCGACGAAGCCATCACCACCGGCGGCCTGCTGGTGATCCCGCAGGTGGTGGAGGCCGTGCTGGTCACCCACCCGGCGATCAGCGAATGCGTGGTGCTCGGGCTGCCCGACGAGCGGCTCGGTCAACGGGTGGCGGTCGCGGTGGTGCCCGCCGAGGGCGCCCGGCCGACGCTCGAGGAACTGCGCGAGCACGTGGTGCGCGAACTCGACGCCATCGCCGCACCGCGCGAGCTGGCGATCCTCGACGAACTGCCGCTGCACGGACCCGGCAAGCCGAACCGCAACAAGCTGCGCGAACTGCTGCTCACCCGCTCGCACACCTGA